In Zingiber officinale cultivar Zhangliang chromosome 9B, Zo_v1.1, whole genome shotgun sequence, the genomic window GTTTTACAGCATCTTACCTTTTTGTATAATGACATTAGGTTGGAATCTTCGAAAGGCAAAAATCCTGCCATGAGGATGTAAAGGATTACGCCACACGACCATAAATCTGCCTTGGCTCCATCATAACCTTTGTGCTTGACAACCTATGGAGAAAAGATAAAATCATAGAAAATTGATCCATGATACTGATGCAATGAATCCACTAAAAATACCTCAGGTGCAACATAATTTGGAGTACCACATGTAGTGTAAAGTTTTCCATCCTCCTACAATGGCAAAGTAACTGAGTTCAATAGACATTGTTTCATTAATTTTCCAATTATTTGCTCCACATCATCCCTTCTCACACTTCAACAATTTACTTGCAAGAAGTGTGTTTGAACAAATATAAAGGcataattacctttttccaaagaaaAACAAATGGTTATCTAATATGCATGCATAGTCTGTAAATAGGGAACAATATAACCAACAATAAGACATCTCTCAAACTGTCAACTTTGTAATAGTTCATAGTAAAACACAACGTATACAAACTACATTGATATTAAGTAACGAACTTACATGAACTTGCTGAGGTAATGCACTGAGTCCAAAATCTGTGATCTTAAGAGTACCAGTGGCATCCAACAAGAGATTCTCAGGCTGTTATTATCAGTTCTAAGTAAGAcaccataattaaataaattatattatttatttattaagcaCACTATTGATACTCAACCTTAAGATCCCGATGAAAAACTCCTTTACTATGGCAATAATCTACAGCATTAATTAGTTGTTGAAAGTATTTTCTAGCTTCATCCTCCTTTAATTTTCCATTACGAGCCTAGAACAAGAAAATTACAAATTAGCAAAAGAAAACAAGTGATAAGGATATCCTTCACTGCTTTCTCCCTAAGAATACAATTGCATGCTAGAATAACTCTTTATTACAATCTTGTCAAAGAGTTCGCCCCCAGTCACAAATTCCATAACTATGTATATCTTTGTCTTGCTAGCCATCACCTACAACACAAGATTTGAGCAGTCAGCACTATCTCTCTCTTAATTATATAAGAGCAGCATGGAAGGTAGAACATTTCAGATTatagactatatatatatatatatatatatatatatatatatatatatatatatatatatatatatatatatatatataagctgaAATGGAAAAAAGTAGATAGAAAATTTGAAAGACTAATCCATTTGAGGAAGTTTTTCATCAGCAAATATAAACAGATTAAAATTCTAGGTAGATATTTGAACAAACTATATTTTCCTACTAGATTTGTCATCGAAGAGAAACTAAACGAAGAGGTGATTCTCAAATAAATGCCATAAGTGAAAATTGTATCCAAATGCTTTGCTTCACCTCATACATCCGTATGACATTCGGATGTCTGATCAGTTTCATTGTTGAGATCTCACGTTTTATCTGCATAGAAAAATAACAGATGGTTTAGCTTATCTACAAGGGTATCAGGAACTTTCCAATATGGTATCCAAAGCAAATACATCAGTTCGGAGAGCCAAAACAGTAAGAATATCATATGATGATAAGTATCATTACTAACTGCTCAGTGAATGGCCACTCCACTTATAAAGCatgaaaaatacaagaaaaaagTTTCGTCAAAGAGACAGAACCAAGATTACAAGTTGAATATAGAGAATTTACGTCCATGCAAATCATCAGGAAAGAGTAAGCAGCAATATCGCATTTTTCCTGACCTGACCGACCATCTTATGCCGCAAGATCTTTTCTTTGTCGAGAATCTTGATGGCGACGCACTCCCCTGTCTCCACGCTCTTGGCAAACTTCACCTTGGCGAAGGTCCCCACGCCGAGCGTCCGGCCTAGCTCGTACTTCCCAACCCTCGTCATCCTCCCCACCGAAGCCATTCTTCCTCCCCTTCTCTTCCCACTCAACCCCCACCAAAAAAACGGCAGACGGCAACAGGAAATTCCCAAATCCGCCGCCTCCCCGGAAGTCAAGATCTCTTCTTGTTACAGGGCTGCCACGCCTGCGACTTCCCTTTGACAACGTTCATCGCAGCCGCGCGAGTAAGTCTGGCCGAGCTGCGGGGAGATTGCTCTCCGGCGGACATGCTACGGGAGGGGAAGGAGTGGAAGAGGAGCGATGCGGTGCGGGGTTTGGATATGGGCAGAGACGAGAAAAACAGGATTTTTATTGGGAAAAGAAATGGAAAAGTAGCCCATAGGAGAAGTCAAAAACAGGAAACGCTGATGTTGGGAAATTTGTCAAAAAAGCACACTTTTAAAAAGTTAtctataataatataaaattatttttaaatattattgtattaaaatatttattattaacttatctaaatttattaaaatcattCCAACTTAATCAAATATACGTACTAACGTACGTGCCAAaagttataataattttgatcaaatttattaaaaataaatttatttatttattttaatatattataataattataattgtaACCGCTACACAACACGTGGTCAGTTACTACAGCCCAACTGTAGtgctaaataaaaaatatgatgtccccagggcgtagcgcagacggtgggcacatagtatctctggcgtaatggtcaggggtcgattttcaggaactgacgatctgggatttaccccgccatgcgcctatggcctgtgtatctgcatgaacctccctccatatccatgggatCGATACTAAAGggaccgctaaggtagcggatctaccttttttttagaataaaaaatatgataaattgtcctttttatttttttttcgaaaTTAGACATctattaacaataataaaaataagaggGTCATTTTTATTTTTACGCTACTTTTTTTTTCTCGTGAACTATCTTGCGTCATTTTCAAAATGCACCTAACAtttattaactttttaaaaatatccTTTCAAAAATTTCctctataaattttaattataaaaagctCGTAAACTATAGGTATTAAAATTACCTaaacatggtttaaaaaaaaggTCAAATTCACGTTGGTAATTattagaattatatatatatgaataatttttatcaaaattcataaaaattattaTGTACTATAAAAATTTGTGACAGAAATTAAAATGTCTTTAGTTgtgcaataaataagaaaagagaaccaaaattttaattttaaataagacaAATATTTTAGAGGTCTGACTTTTGAATATAAATAaactatatttttaatttattcacGAAAGAGAAAGCCATCTACTTTCAAAATTAGTCGAAGttggatagaaaaaaaaaaaaaaaagtttaggtGTGCAttctctaataataataataataataatcataataattaaaaaaaaaatcctagattGCATGTTAGATCATTGTTAAAATCATTTGCAAATAACTTCCATGCATCCATCTGGAGAAGGTAACAACTAATAATGCAATAAAAAAGAGCTCCATTATTGCAATAATGAAAGGGCACGTGAAGTTGAAAAACTCAATTATTAATTTGACAAAAGCAAGAAACTACTAAGGAATTCAACTTTGTTAGCTAGAAACTCAAACATTTCAGAAAAcaacaatattcaaacaagaatATTAGATATTTCAGATAAAGTCCAATCTTGTCACTGTAATGTATTAGTGTCCAAGTCATTGTCAAATTATTTTCTTCCTTCAATCATGGCCATAGACTGAAGTTCTATTGGATGTTTTCTCAAAGATTCATCCTTCCAAGATCCGTGAATTCCATCAATAATTTGCTGTCTCAGAATTGACTTTTATCTGAATCGAACAACTAACTGCACACTGCAAATcttaaagaagaagaacaacttgtTCAAAGTTTACATCAAATGTAAATTTCAGATGCTGAGGCTGCATACACAGCAGAATCAACTTTACTTACAAACTTGTTAATTTCCCTCCATATCATAAGCTGATGGAGGGGAGGAGGTGCATGTCAGTGTATCAGAAAATGTGCCTAGAAGTAGTTGCTCCAAGGTTCCATcctctctccttttctttctgctGTTTGTGATGGATTACTCTATCACCATCACCAACCTTTACTGCAGCCATTCTCCTTGACTTCCTCCCGCTGCGGCCTACCGATAGTCGTAGCTTATCGATTCCAGAAAGAGTAGCCCCTGTTCTCATGGACTGAGGCAACTGAGGCCTGATGATCACCTTCTTCTGTAGGCTTCTTCTTAGAATGCTGTTTATCTTCTTATTGCTTCTTCCCTGGTTAATAATTTCACCTTCAGTAGGATCATCAGTGGCATAGATAGCCCGGGCTTGCAATGGCAATGATGGTGAGAAATTCATGACATTGGTAAGCTGTGGAGTTGGAGGTGTTGGCTTTGTCACAGGAAAGGGAATGAGAGAGTTCCGACGTGATACCGGAGTGATAGGTAAGCCACGAACTGTCGGACAGAGGGAAACTCTACTGGCCTTCCTAGGAAATGGCTCTTCAGGAATCTCTGGCTTGTTCTCCTTGTCCTTAAACTGACGAAAATGCTTGAAAATGTTGCTGTCATTTGGAGTAGATAGCAAAGGCCTGTTGCTGTTGTTTTCAGTGAACGGC contains:
- the LOC122025420 gene encoding CBL-interacting protein kinase 23-like isoform X1, whose translation is MASVGRMTRVGKYELGRTLGVGTFAKVKFAKSVETGECVAIKILDKEKILRHKMVGQIKREISTMKLIRHPNVIRMYEVMASKTKIYIVMEFVTGGELFDKIARNGKLKEDEARKYFQQLINAVDYCHSKGVFHRDLKPENLLLDATGTLKITDFGLSALPQQVHEDGKLYTTCGTPNYVAPEVVKHKGYDGAKADLWSCGVILYILMAGFLPFEDSNLMSLYKKIFKADFSCPPWFSTSAKKLIQRILDPDPLTRITIQQVIENDWFKKDYQPPHFETADINLDDVDDIFNESRELSDMVVERREEKPVVMNAFELISKSQGFNLGTLFDKQMGHVEREIRFTSKLPADEILSKIESAAKPLGFSVKKHNYKIKLEGEKPGRKGHLAIATEVFEVAPSLHMVELRKSKGDTFEFHKFYETITTGLQDIISKTHVETSGSVRT
- the LOC122025420 gene encoding CBL-interacting protein kinase 23-like isoform X2 — encoded protein: MASVGRMTRVGKYELGRTLGVGTFAKVKFAKSVETGECVAIKILDKEKILRHKMVGQIKREISTMKLIRHPNVIRMYEVMASKTKIYIVMEFVTGGELFDKIARNGKLKEDEARKYFQQLINAVDYCHSKGVFHRDLKPENLLLDATGTLKITDFGLSALPQQVHEDGKLYTTCGTPNYVAPEVVKHKGYDGAKADLWSCGVILYILMAGFLPFEDSNLMSLYKKIFKADFSCPPWFSTSAKKLIQRILDPDPLTRITIQQVIENDWFKKDYQPPHFETADINLDDVDDIFNESRELSDMVVERREEKPVVMNAFELISKSQGFNLGTLFDKQMGHVEREIRFTSKLPADEILSKIESAAKPLGFSVKKHNYKIKLEGEKPGRKGHLAIATEVFEVAPSLHMVELRKSKGDTFEFHKDIISKTHVETSGSVRT